The proteins below come from a single Magallana gigas chromosome 10, xbMagGiga1.1, whole genome shotgun sequence genomic window:
- the LOC136272485 gene encoding tripartite motif-containing protein 3-like has product MDPKGNWAQDVLRCHLCETPVPPMYCDICHIHLCKTCVGEHLSDESTEHKVVPFKKRGSTTKCQNHSSKVCELFCKQCDIPICVKCASSKEHKGHEFIDVVETLENQKGIILNDLQELEKSIYPKYQEIASIIPVMKADLNENSKKLTKAIEKHEEDLCREIDTMIKKLKSDLNEMDSKYLTVLNKQENEITRTIFEIKQSIADLKKLLNSNDVSHISAYKSRNYEFRRLPPKLTATLPKFTPEKINKEQLYEQFGSLSALSIKTEEHGYTMDSPIAESSPPDRPLINVPRVITEINTEFGRNNPLRLVSCQSDEDVWTCGIDNMMRLYKLQGELMKSVQTKSGNTPYYIALTRSGDLVYTDEDDRTVNIVKNTHIQTVIRLRAWRPLSFCCTFSGDILVVVNSNNDKQTKVVRYFGSMEKQSIQYNDKGQPLYSTGFPKFICENRNLDICVSEYDARAVVVVNQAGKLRFTYTGKSSSTTLRSACDIATDSQSHILIADCDNHRIHILDQDGQFLRFIDNCHLQDPWGLCVDTRDNLFVTEFYSGKVKKIQYNK; this is encoded by the coding sequence ATGGACCCCAAGGGTAATTGGGCCCAGGATGTCTTACGGTGCCATCTGTGTGAGACTCCGGTCCCtcctatgtactgtgacatttgtcacatacatctgtgtaaaaccTGTGTAGGGGAGCATCTCTCAGACGAATCCACAGAACACAAAGTGGTGCCATTTAAAAAGCGGGGTTCAACTACGAAATGTCAAAACCATTCCTCAAAAGTTTGTGAACTTTTCTGTAAACAATgcgacattcctatttgtgtaaAGTGTGCTTCTTCTAAAGAACACAAAGGTCATGAATTTATTGACGTGGTGGAAACACTAGAAAACCAAAAAGGAATCATACTCAATGATTTACAAGAACTAGAGAAATCCATCTATCCTAAATATCAGGAGATTGCATCTATCATCCCGGTTATGAAAGCTGATCTGAATGAAAACTCCAAGAAACTGACAAAAGCTATTGAGAAACATGAAGAAGACTTGTgcagagaaatagacaccatgATCAAGAAACTGAAATCAGATCTTAATGAAATGGACTCCAAATATCTGACTGTACTAAATAAACAGGAAAATGAAATCACCCGCACTATTTTTGAAATCAAACAGAGCATTGCTGATCTGAAGAAGTTACTAAACTCAAATGATGTCAGTCATATCTCTGCCTATAAATCCAGGAATTATGAATttagaagattgcctcctaaactcacagctaccttaccaaaatttacccctgagaaaataaacaaagaacagctttatgaacagtttggttctctgtcagcgttatctatcaaaacagaagaacatggctacacaatGGATTCTCCTATTGCAGAGTCCTCTCCCCCAGACAGACCGCTCATTAATGTACCACGGGTCATCACAGAAATAAATACCGAGTTTGGACGTAATAATCCATTACGCCTTGTGTCATGTCAGAGTGATGAAGACGTTTGGACATGTGGTATTGACAATATGATGAGACTCTACAAACTGCAGGGTGAACTAatgaagtcagtccaaaccaagtcagggaacacTCCATACTACATAGCattgacaaggagtggggatttAGTTTATACAGATGAagatgatagaactgtgaacatagtgaagaatacacatatacagacagtgatcagactacgggCGTGGAGACCTCTTAGTTTCTGTTGTACCTTTTCTGGTGACATCCTGGTTGTCGTAAACAGTaataatgataaacaaacaaaggTTGTGCGTTACTTTGGCTCCAtggagaaacaaagtattcaatacaatgacaaaggacaacctctctattcaacAGGTTTCCCTAAATTCATCTGTGaaaacaggaacctagatatatGTGTGTCAGAGTATGAcgcccgtgcagtagtggtggtcaaccAGGCCGGGAAACTTCGCTTTACCTACACTGGTAAAAGCTCTAGTACTACCTTGCGAAGTGCATGCGACATCGCTACAGACAGCCAGAGTCACATCCTAATAGCAGACTGTGACaaccaccgtatccacatcctggaccaggacggacagttcctccgcttcattgacaactgtcatttacaggatccatggggtttatgtgtggacaccagggACAACCTCTTTGTGACCGAGTTTTACTCGggtaaagtgaaaaaaatccaatataacaaataa